TGAGCTGCAGAGTCCAAGGGACATTCGGTCCCTTCCTTAGATGGGCGGGCTGCGGGGTGAAGGGGTAAAACCCTTTTTCCTTATGGGCGGGCTGCGGGGTGAAGGGGCGCTATATAATTAGATCTATATAATTAGATTTTAAAGGCAGTATATTATAATAAAATCATCGGAGGAATCAAATGAAAAAGTTTCACATAGTAAAATTAGGCTGTCCAAAAAATGATGCAGATATGGAAATATTCAAAGGATTACTTCAAAACAAAGGATACAAATACGAGAGTAATCCTCAAATTGCTGATTATATATTCATAGATACATGTGGTTTCATTGAAGAAGCTAAAAAAGAAAGCATCGAAACCATATTTGAATATATATCCCTAAAAGATAATAACAAAAATCTAAAAGTTATACCAATAGGTTGCCTAATTCAAAGGTATTTCACTGAGTTTCTTAAAGATATCCCTGAAATAGATGGATTATATGGTGTGTTGTCCCCAAAAACCATAGTTGAAAAAATTGAAAATGGTGATTATTTTTTTAAAAATGATATTCCTGAAACTCTTTATGATTGTAAAATTAGAGCGATTCCAGTCTCACACTACGCATATGTAAAAATTGGGGATGGGTGTAGTAGAAATTGTGCCTTTTGTTCTATACCCACGTTCAAAGGAAAGCCGAAAAGTAGAAGTATCGAAGAAATAAATGAAGAAGTAGAATTTTTGGTATCCAAAGGTGTAAAGGAAATCATTCTCGTATCCCAAGATAATACCTTGTACGGCATAGACAATTACAAAAAGCAGGCATTACCTGATTTACTAGACAAACTTAACAATATAAAAGGAAAATTTTGGATCAGGGTCATGTATTTACATCCGGATTTTTTAAGTGAAGAAATCATAGAAAGCATACACAGAAATGAAAAAGTATTAAATTATTTCGATATTCCAATTCAACATATCTCTGATAAAATTTTGCAAAGTATGGGTAGGCATAAGAAAAGAAATGAATTAACAAAACTATTTGAGAAAATTAGAAAAGATCCATCCGCCATAAGAACAACGTTAATGGTAGGGTTCCCTGGAGAAAAAACAGCGGATTTTGAAGAGTTAGTAGATTTTGTAAAAGAGGTAAAATTTGAAAGAATGGGCAGTTTTAAATTTTCAAAAGAAGAAAATACAAAGTCATTCACATTACCAGAACAAATTGATGAACAAATTAAAAAACAAAGGCAAAATGAACTAATGGCAGTTCAAAGTGAAATTTCTAAAAATGTCATGGAAAAATATATAGGTGAATCTTTAGAAGTTCTTTTGGAAGAAAAAGAAGACAACGTTTTTATCGGAAGAAGCTATTTAGACGCCCCGGATATTGATGGGAATGTGTACATAAAAAACTACGGTGATAAAGAACTATCTTTAGGGGAATTCGTCAAAGTAAGAATCACTGGATCATACGAATATGATCTGGAAGGAGAAGTCGCTGAATATGAACATACCAAATTTGTTGAGCTTTTCTAGGATAATCCTCGCCATTCCAATATTTATTTTAACTGTTTTTGGAGAATCATTTTATATCGTAGCCTTGGTCCTATTTATTATAGCTTCTTTAACAGATTGGTTAGACGGATATGTCGCCAGAAAGACTGGTCAAGTTACCGATATCGGCAAATTTTTTGACCAAATATCTGACAAAATACTTATAAACTCGGTTTTTATTGCGATGTTGGGTGTAGGGGTTTTGCCTGCTTGGTTTGTTGCAATAATTGTATCAAGAGATA
The Petrotoga miotherma DSM 10691 DNA segment above includes these coding regions:
- the rimO gene encoding 30S ribosomal protein S12 methylthiotransferase RimO, which translates into the protein MKKFHIVKLGCPKNDADMEIFKGLLQNKGYKYESNPQIADYIFIDTCGFIEEAKKESIETIFEYISLKDNNKNLKVIPIGCLIQRYFTEFLKDIPEIDGLYGVLSPKTIVEKIENGDYFFKNDIPETLYDCKIRAIPVSHYAYVKIGDGCSRNCAFCSIPTFKGKPKSRSIEEINEEVEFLVSKGVKEIILVSQDNTLYGIDNYKKQALPDLLDKLNNIKGKFWIRVMYLHPDFLSEEIIESIHRNEKVLNYFDIPIQHISDKILQSMGRHKKRNELTKLFEKIRKDPSAIRTTLMVGFPGEKTADFEELVDFVKEVKFERMGSFKFSKEENTKSFTLPEQIDEQIKKQRQNELMAVQSEISKNVMEKYIGESLEVLLEEKEDNVFIGRSYLDAPDIDGNVYIKNYGDKELSLGEFVKVRITGSYEYDLEGEVAEYEHTKFVELF
- the pgsA gene encoding CDP-diacylglycerol--glycerol-3-phosphate 3-phosphatidyltransferase: MNIPNLLSFSRIILAIPIFILTVFGESFYIVALVLFIIASLTDWLDGYVARKTGQVTDIGKFFDQISDKILINSVFIAMLGVGVLPAWFVAIIVSRDTFVSGLRMAAANKNIVVPADKFGKLKTVLEIALIIVIYLMLWNFLVSTLIYLTVIISLLSGVNYTVKTAKQF